In a single window of the Rhizobium tropici CIAT 899 genome:
- a CDS encoding FecCD family ABC transporter permease, whose translation MTETQRAMGHGNAVGRYRLANLRKHLVLCLLLAGVVFAFLADIATGPAWYGLDDVLKTTLMPADAQPQMRVVIWSIRMPSALMAIVVGMALATAGVQMQTVLNNPLASPFTLGISSAASFGAALALAFGLSFIPVAGEYIVAVNAFIMALGSALIIHSVGLRRGSSVQTIVLLGIALVFSFNTALAMVQYFANDQAVASIVFWTMGSLTKATWPKLAVTIAVLVLTIPIFVYRRWQLTALRLGEARAASFGVPVRRLRLETLVLISLLSSIPVAFVGTIGFVGLVAPHIARMLVGEDQRHLLPASAMIGALIMSSSSTMAKVLVPGAVLPIGVITAVIGLPIFFYLILKGGRETW comes from the coding sequence ATGACTGAAACCCAGAGAGCCATGGGCCACGGTAATGCGGTCGGCCGCTATCGCCTGGCAAACCTCAGAAAACATCTTGTGCTTTGTCTGCTGCTTGCAGGCGTAGTCTTTGCGTTTCTCGCCGATATTGCCACCGGTCCAGCCTGGTACGGACTGGACGATGTGTTGAAGACCACGCTGATGCCCGCGGATGCGCAGCCCCAGATGCGTGTTGTGATCTGGTCCATTCGGATGCCGTCAGCCCTCATGGCTATTGTCGTCGGAATGGCGTTGGCGACCGCCGGCGTTCAGATGCAGACGGTCCTTAACAACCCGCTCGCGAGCCCGTTCACTCTTGGAATTTCGTCTGCAGCAAGCTTCGGTGCGGCGCTCGCTCTCGCTTTCGGCCTGTCCTTCATTCCAGTCGCCGGCGAATATATCGTTGCGGTCAATGCTTTTATCATGGCACTTGGATCTGCCCTCATCATCCATTCAGTGGGATTGCGGCGGGGAAGCTCTGTCCAGACGATCGTGTTGCTCGGCATCGCGCTGGTGTTCAGCTTCAATACCGCATTGGCGATGGTTCAGTATTTTGCAAACGATCAGGCTGTTGCCTCCATCGTGTTCTGGACGATGGGCAGCTTGACCAAGGCAACCTGGCCGAAGCTTGCCGTGACAATCGCCGTCCTGGTTCTCACCATTCCCATCTTCGTCTATCGACGCTGGCAGTTGACGGCACTTCGGCTCGGAGAGGCTCGCGCGGCATCCTTTGGAGTCCCGGTTCGTCGCCTTCGACTGGAAACGCTCGTGCTCATATCGCTCCTGTCATCCATCCCGGTCGCATTTGTCGGAACGATCGGGTTTGTCGGACTTGTGGCGCCACACATTGCGAGGATGCTTGTCGGTGAGGATCAGCGGCACCTGCTTCCTGCCAGCGCCATGATCGGAGCCTTGATCATGTCTTCCAGTTCCACGATGGCGAAAGTTCTCGTGCCGGGCGCGGTTTTACCGATCGGCGTCATAACCGCCGTCATAGGCCTGCCGATCTTCTTTTATCTTATCCTGAAGGGAGGGCGGGAAACGTGGTAG
- a CDS encoding ABC transporter ATP-binding protein, which produces MPPCHGGEIIALIGANAAGKSTLLRRIAGILPGTGECWLAGVDDRETAIAYMPQDQVSGAALTVFEAVLLARKQTSGWKLADADLHEVERALAALQIANLASEYVSELSGGQRQLVALAQCVVRTPTVLLLDEPTSALDLHRQFDVMRHVSSLAKEKGLLVIIAVHDLNLAMKFADKIAILAHGTLHAFGPVTEVLTPGNLEVAFRVKSRLETCSQGKLHLIVDDAV; this is translated from the coding sequence TTGCCTCCATGCCACGGAGGAGAAATCATCGCGCTGATCGGAGCCAATGCTGCGGGCAAGTCGACGCTTCTGCGCCGTATAGCCGGCATTCTTCCGGGCACCGGAGAATGTTGGCTGGCGGGTGTCGACGATCGCGAAACCGCGATCGCTTACATGCCGCAGGATCAGGTGAGCGGAGCGGCGTTGACCGTCTTCGAAGCCGTGCTTTTGGCGCGCAAGCAGACCAGCGGCTGGAAGCTGGCTGATGCGGATCTCCATGAGGTCGAGCGAGCATTGGCCGCTTTGCAAATCGCAAATCTCGCGTCGGAATATGTTTCGGAGTTAAGCGGCGGTCAGCGCCAGCTCGTGGCCCTTGCGCAATGCGTTGTCCGCACTCCGACGGTGCTACTTCTCGACGAGCCGACGAGCGCCCTTGATCTCCATCGTCAATTCGACGTCATGAGGCATGTCAGCTCACTGGCGAAGGAAAAGGGACTACTCGTCATCATCGCCGTGCATGACCTGAATCTGGCGATGAAGTTTGCAGACAAGATCGCCATTCTTGCGCATGGAACATTGCATGCTTTCGGCCCAGTCACCGAAGTGCTGACGCCCGGAAATCTCGAGGTGGCATTTCGTGTGAAAAGCCGTCTCGAGACATGTTCTCAAGGCAAGCTTCACCTGATCGTCGATGATGCAGTATGA
- a CDS encoding TonB-dependent receptor has product MKFMLGCTVVISAVANGAAYGQSATELAPIVITAKKDATSTIGTLPEEYAGGQVAKGARLGALGNRDFMETPFNVTGYTSQKIEDQGAQTVGEVMDNDPSVRNTHSSGGMLDSFYIRGFPVGEGNAGEIAFDGIYGIAPTYRVFTEYAERVEVLKGPTAFLYGISPNSAVGGTINIVPKRALDEDLTRLTTDYASDFQGGVHVDVSRRFGDERQFGIRLNGSVHGGDTPIDDQTRDFYVGALALDYQGENLRATLDVIGQRETFDAPQRPFFQTTGLIVPSAPDGSLNVQEPWEWSKSTDRSVLGRVEYDVTDDITWFGAVGGGNSHVHRLFGLPTILNPAGDVSITPQNAVFDVDRLTAETGIRAKFDTGPISHMMTVQASYLHQSLDRAIVSGTAQLSNMYDPVRRIEQFVANPSSVPKVSEARLSGIGLSDTLSMLDERVQLTLGGRFQQIDSKNFNATTGAVSSSSDEDAVTPLVGLVVRPWDEVSFYANYAQGLSIGDTAPTTAINAGQTLAPYKTTQYEIGTKVDLGQIAMTVSAFQIEKPFGQLEPSGGGQLFTAGGEQRNRGVEFNVFGEVTDDLRLLGGLMLMDGELTNTSSAATRGKRPVGVPKIQANIGAEWDASFLEGLTLTANVIHTGEQYINTTNTLRIPSWTRLDLGARYKTEIEKRPVTFRASVENVFDKDYWSGVASFSTIAQGAPRTFKVSMTTDF; this is encoded by the coding sequence ATGAAGTTTATGTTGGGGTGCACAGTCGTTATAAGCGCTGTGGCAAACGGTGCCGCATACGGGCAGAGTGCCACCGAATTGGCACCAATAGTGATTACCGCGAAGAAAGACGCCACGTCCACGATCGGAACCCTGCCGGAAGAATATGCAGGCGGCCAGGTTGCGAAAGGCGCACGCCTAGGGGCTCTGGGAAACCGGGATTTCATGGAGACCCCTTTTAATGTGACTGGGTATACATCTCAGAAAATCGAGGACCAGGGTGCCCAGACCGTGGGCGAGGTGATGGACAACGATCCGTCTGTCAGAAATACCCACTCCTCCGGGGGGATGTTGGACTCTTTCTACATCAGAGGCTTTCCGGTCGGCGAAGGCAACGCCGGCGAAATCGCGTTTGATGGGATTTATGGCATCGCCCCTACGTACCGGGTCTTCACCGAATATGCCGAGCGGGTCGAGGTGCTAAAGGGTCCGACAGCTTTCCTTTACGGAATTTCTCCCAACAGCGCCGTCGGCGGCACCATCAACATCGTTCCGAAGCGGGCGCTCGATGAGGATCTGACGCGGCTGACGACAGATTACGCTTCCGACTTTCAGGGCGGTGTTCATGTCGACGTGTCGCGGCGGTTCGGCGACGAACGGCAATTCGGTATTCGTCTTAACGGCAGTGTCCACGGTGGCGACACCCCGATTGATGATCAGACACGGGACTTTTACGTCGGAGCCCTGGCTCTTGATTATCAAGGGGAAAATCTTCGAGCCACACTCGACGTAATCGGACAGCGCGAAACTTTTGACGCGCCGCAACGTCCCTTCTTTCAAACCACCGGCTTGATTGTGCCGAGCGCGCCCGACGGATCGCTCAATGTCCAGGAGCCGTGGGAGTGGTCGAAGAGTACGGACCGCTCGGTTTTGGGCCGGGTCGAATATGATGTGACCGACGATATCACCTGGTTTGGCGCCGTCGGCGGCGGCAATTCCCATGTGCACCGCCTTTTTGGCCTGCCAACCATCCTCAACCCGGCAGGCGACGTCAGCATTACGCCACAGAATGCGGTGTTCGACGTCGATAGACTGACGGCAGAAACGGGCATCCGCGCCAAGTTTGACACTGGGCCGATCTCCCACATGATGACCGTGCAGGCGAGCTATCTCCACCAGAGCCTCGATCGTGCGATCGTTTCGGGCACTGCCCAGCTGAGCAACATGTACGACCCTGTCCGTCGTATCGAGCAGTTCGTCGCCAATCCCAGTTCAGTGCCGAAGGTCTCTGAAGCCAGGCTGTCCGGTATCGGCCTGTCGGACACCTTGTCGATGCTCGACGAGCGCGTGCAGCTCACTCTCGGCGGTCGCTTCCAGCAGATCGACTCGAAGAACTTCAATGCGACAACAGGCGCCGTGTCGTCATCTTCGGATGAGGATGCCGTCACGCCCCTCGTTGGCCTCGTTGTCCGTCCCTGGGACGAGGTTTCCTTCTATGCCAACTACGCGCAGGGTCTGAGCATAGGCGATACCGCTCCCACCACGGCCATCAATGCGGGCCAAACGCTCGCTCCATACAAGACTACGCAATACGAGATCGGTACCAAAGTCGACCTCGGACAGATTGCCATGACTGTCAGCGCATTCCAGATCGAGAAGCCCTTCGGCCAGTTGGAGCCAAGCGGCGGCGGCCAGCTCTTTACCGCCGGCGGGGAACAGCGCAATCGCGGCGTTGAGTTCAACGTGTTTGGCGAAGTCACGGACGATTTGCGCTTGCTTGGCGGCTTGATGCTGATGGATGGTGAACTGACGAATACCTCGAGCGCTGCGACCCGCGGCAAGCGCCCGGTCGGCGTGCCAAAGATCCAGGCGAACATCGGGGCGGAATGGGATGCGTCTTTCCTGGAAGGCCTGACGCTGACGGCCAATGTCATTCACACCGGCGAACAGTATATCAACACCACGAACACGCTAAGGATCCCTTCCTGGACGCGGCTTGATCTCGGCGCGCGCTACAAGACGGAGATCGAAAAGAGGCCCGTCACATTCCGGGCCTCCGTCGAAAACGTCTTCGATAAGGATTATTGGTCTGGGGTCGCCAGCTTCAGCACGATCGCCCAGGGTGCGCCGCGAACTTTCAAGGTATCGATGACCACGGACTTCTGA